The genomic DNA AGAGAGAGGCCGTACCCAAGGCGTCCGAGCGGCGCCCTCACAAGCCGCTCTCCGCCGTCCCCCGCCCGGTCTACTCCGGCCCCGGGATCCTCCAGGCCGCCACCGACCTCCTCGCGGGCCTGCGCCGCCAAGACCCGAGCCTGCTCCTCTCCGCCCGCGACACCGCCCACCTGGCCCCCGGCGTCGCCGCCTGGCTGGACCGCGACGTCACCCCCGCCGCCGTACGGCGCGCCCTGACGGCAGACCTGCCACCGGAGGGCGTACGACGGCCTGCCGCCTTCCTCGCCCACCGGCTCACCGCCCAGCTTCCGCCCCCGCCACCGTTCCGCGTGTCGGCCGCGCCCACGCCCGTACGGCATCCCGTACAGAACTGCGACGGCTGTGACCGAGGCTTCCGCGCTCCGGAACCCGGCCGCTGCCGCGACTGCCGAACCGATGACCTGGAGGACGCCTAGCATGAACTCGACGATCCTTGCCCGAGCCCGTGGGCACCGACGACGAGGAGCGAGCGCCATGACCGCCGCATCGGACGACACGCAGCAGGGCGCCTCCCACCTCTACCGGGCCATGCGCGACCTCGTTCAGTCCTCGGACGACACGCTGCCCGGCAAGTTCGAGATCACCAAGGAAGGGATCGTCCACGACATGATGTCGCCCAGCGGTCGGCACGAGCTGACCACACTGCGGCTCCGGAAGCGCCTGGAGAAGGTGATGCCGGAAGAGATCGTGGCGCACACCGGTGAGCCGGACGTGGAGGACGAGTCCGAAGGCGTCATGCGGCGACCCGATCTGATGGTGATCGCCGAGGAGGACATGGACATCGAGGGGTCGTTCGACCCCCGGTCGCTTGTTGCCGCCGTCGAGGTCGTCTCCCGCTCCAACCCGGGCAACGACTGGGTGGGGAAGGTGCGCGACTACCCCCTGCTCGGCATCCCCGTCTACGCGGTCTTCGACCCCCGCACAGGCACCGGCGCCGTTTTCACGGACATCCACTCCACCCCGGAGGGGCCCCGCTACGCGGTGCGCAAGGACTTCGTCTACGGCGAGGACGTCACGATCGGCGAGTGGACCGTCTCGACGGCCGGACTGCCGCGCTACCAGGACGTCCCGGCGACGGAAGCCGGTGCCGGAGGGGCTTGATCCGGAAACACGGGGAACGGGATTCGGTCACCTTCACCGCAGCCGCGCTCACTGGCTTGACCGACCCCCGGTCACTTCCGCGATGGTGCTCACAAAGATCGTGGCGAAGAGTGATCACGGGGTTGCACATGGCTGTTTCCGCACCGCAGACGCGTCAGTTCGAGGCGTTCATGACGAACTTGTCGTACGCACGGCGCATGGTGAAAGCGGGCCGGATGCTCACGCCCTTCCGGTCGCCCACGATCGACATCGACGA from Streptomyces sp. CB09001 includes the following:
- a CDS encoding Uma2 family endonuclease; translation: MTAASDDTQQGASHLYRAMRDLVQSSDDTLPGKFEITKEGIVHDMMSPSGRHELTTLRLRKRLEKVMPEEIVAHTGEPDVEDESEGVMRRPDLMVIAEEDMDIEGSFDPRSLVAAVEVVSRSNPGNDWVGKVRDYPLLGIPVYAVFDPRTGTGAVFTDIHSTPEGPRYAVRKDFVYGEDVTIGEWTVSTAGLPRYQDVPATEAGAGGA